One Neisseria sicca genomic region harbors:
- a CDS encoding c-type cytochrome, with product MNKLLIAAMMMAALSACSQEAKQETKEAASAVASEVKDAAASATDAAASSAQAAASKVEDTAAKAASEVKEAPASEAKPAEKTEAAPADEKKDASSAKVDGKAVFEANCKMCHGGTIPGAPVVGKNDDWAPRIKQGKETLHKHALEGFNSMPAKGGNTNLSDDEVKAAADYMANQSGAKF from the coding sequence ATGAACAAATTACTAATTGCTGCGATGATGATGGCCGCTTTGTCGGCTTGTTCCCAAGAAGCCAAGCAGGAAACTAAGGAAGCGGCTTCTGCCGTAGCTTCCGAGGTTAAAGACGCTGCGGCTTCTGCTACCGATGCTGCTGCATCTTCCGCTCAAGCAGCGGCGAGCAAAGTAGAAGATACTGCCGCCAAAGCCGCATCAGAAGTAAAAGAAGCTCCTGCCTCTGAAGCCAAACCGGCAGAAAAAACAGAAGCTGCGCCTGCCGATGAGAAAAAAGATGCCTCGTCCGCCAAAGTGGACGGCAAAGCCGTTTTCGAAGCCAACTGTAAAATGTGCCACGGCGGTACCATCCCGGGCGCTCCGGTCGTCGGTAAAAATGATGATTGGGCTCCGCGCATCAAACAAGGCAAAGAAACCCTGCATAAGCATGCACTTGAAGGCTTCAACAGCATGCCGGCAAAAGGCGGCAATACCAACCTGAGCGACGACGAAGTCAAAGCGGCGGCTGACTATATGGCAAACCAATCCGGCGCCAAATTCTAA